One part of the Arthrobacter tumbae genome encodes these proteins:
- a CDS encoding alpha/beta fold hydrolase — MNFAATADGTRLAWRSDGSGSPLLLIAGQATALTGWEPIVPSLAETFQVIRFDHRGVGTSDDGPTGHLRTRDFAADALAILDAAGVERAHIYGHSMGGRVAQWLAIDHPDRVGALILAATSAGGFLGKNRDPDATRALTSGDPAQLEPLFFDADWAAAHSSAVRTFFTSRASKQAKRRHFRASTEHDARNLLGSVQAPTLILHGTNDPLTPLDNALALRELIPHSMLVKIVNGRHGFHLDHPETVDWIRRFVARKAPHL, encoded by the coding sequence GTGAACTTCGCGGCTACAGCGGATGGCACCCGTCTGGCTTGGCGGTCGGACGGCTCCGGAAGTCCGCTGCTGCTCATTGCCGGCCAGGCCACGGCGCTGACAGGCTGGGAACCGATCGTTCCCAGCCTGGCCGAGACATTCCAGGTCATCCGCTTTGACCATCGAGGGGTCGGCACAAGCGACGACGGCCCCACCGGACACCTCAGAACCAGGGACTTCGCCGCCGATGCCCTGGCCATCCTCGACGCCGCCGGTGTGGAACGGGCACACATTTATGGGCACTCGATGGGCGGCCGCGTTGCGCAGTGGCTCGCGATCGACCATCCGGACCGGGTGGGCGCCCTCATTCTCGCAGCCACCTCCGCGGGCGGATTCCTTGGGAAGAACCGTGATCCCGATGCCACCCGGGCGCTCACCAGCGGAGACCCAGCCCAGCTTGAACCGCTCTTCTTCGACGCGGACTGGGCAGCCGCGCACAGCTCGGCCGTGCGGACCTTCTTCACGTCACGCGCATCGAAGCAGGCCAAACGCCGGCACTTCCGTGCAAGCACAGAGCACGACGCGCGGAACCTCCTGGGCTCCGTTCAGGCGCCGACGCTCATCCTTCATGGCACGAACGATCCGCTCACCCCGCTGGACAACGCGCTGGCCCTTCGTGAACTCATTCCGCACTCCATGCTGGTCAAGATCGTGAATGGACGGCACGGCTTCCACCTCGACCACCCCGAAACGGTCGATTGGATCCGACGGTTCGTCGCCCGCAAGGCACCGCATCTCTAG
- a CDS encoding DUF1206 domain-containing protein, producing MGEVSRQARKAADGAEDASDSKPFIIAARAGYIAAGLLHILIGVIALGVARGGSGSADQNGAMASLAGTPGGGILLWVCFIGCAALALFLLSEVLFPPKRLNSKDKITYRLKNGGKAVVYAAIGVAFAQYAMGGGGGGSSTQSTSAALMANPVGAALLLATGVGILAVGGYFVYSGVTQKFEENLSGKPSGSAGKAVTILGTVGYVAKGIALGVLGILLVIATVRNNPEESTGLDGALKSLQEQPFGVWILGAVALGLIAYGVFMIVRSRYQRM from the coding sequence ATGGGAGAAGTGAGCCGACAGGCGCGGAAGGCTGCAGACGGAGCCGAAGACGCCTCCGATTCCAAGCCGTTCATCATCGCTGCCCGTGCAGGTTATATCGCGGCAGGCCTGCTGCACATCCTCATCGGCGTCATCGCCCTCGGAGTCGCGCGGGGAGGGTCAGGCAGCGCGGACCAGAACGGCGCGATGGCCTCCCTTGCCGGCACTCCAGGCGGTGGGATCCTGTTGTGGGTGTGTTTCATCGGCTGCGCTGCTCTGGCGCTGTTCCTGCTCAGCGAAGTGCTCTTTCCGCCGAAGCGTCTCAACAGCAAGGACAAGATCACCTACCGCCTGAAGAACGGCGGCAAGGCCGTCGTCTACGCTGCGATCGGTGTCGCGTTTGCACAATACGCAATGGGCGGAGGAGGCGGCGGTTCATCCACCCAGTCCACCAGCGCCGCCCTGATGGCAAACCCGGTTGGAGCGGCACTGCTCCTTGCAACCGGCGTCGGTATCCTCGCGGTTGGCGGGTACTTCGTCTACAGCGGCGTCACGCAGAAGTTCGAGGAGAATCTGTCGGGCAAGCCCTCCGGTTCGGCTGGCAAGGCCGTCACCATACTGGGCACCGTAGGTTACGTGGCCAAGGGGATCGCCCTGGGAGTGCTGGGTATCCTTCTGGTCATCGCAACGGTGCGGAACAATCCGGAGGAGTCCACGGGGCTGGACGGCGCACTGAAATCACTTCAGGAGCAGCCCTTCGGGGTGTGGATCCTCGGTGCCGTTGCGCTGGGGCTGATTGCCTATGGCGTCTTCATGATTGTGCGGTCCCGCTACCAGCGCATGTGA
- a CDS encoding MmcQ/YjbR family DNA-binding protein, giving the protein MDAEQLRAACLAFPGTFEDFPFGPDASVFKVHAPGGPAKMFALSDFGSPALSISLKCEPDLAEQLRAAHPEITGAWHMNKTHWNGVDCTGSLPDDMLRDMIEDSYDLVVAALPKKDRDSLGWSRLTRGSDA; this is encoded by the coding sequence GTGGATGCAGAACAGCTTCGGGCGGCGTGTCTGGCCTTTCCCGGCACGTTCGAGGACTTCCCGTTCGGCCCGGACGCCTCCGTTTTCAAGGTGCACGCTCCGGGCGGTCCGGCGAAGATGTTCGCACTCTCGGACTTCGGATCACCGGCCCTGTCCATCAGCCTCAAGTGCGAGCCTGACCTCGCCGAACAGCTGCGCGCTGCACACCCCGAGATCACCGGAGCCTGGCACATGAACAAGACCCATTGGAACGGCGTGGACTGCACCGGATCCCTTCCCGATGACATGCTCCGCGACATGATTGAGGACTCCTACGACCTCGTGGTGGCAGCACTCCCGAAGAAGGACCGCGACTCACTCGGCTGGTCCCGGCTGACACGGGGCAGCGATGCCTGA
- a CDS encoding CoA-binding protein, which translates to MPHSNDPATIKRLLTTPARWAVVGLSNNPRRAAMGVSRFLIDQLGMDVVPVSLKGDDVYGRTGYKRLADVPGEIDVVDCFVNSQRVGAVVDDAIAVGAKAVWLQLGVIDEAAAQRAADAGLEVVMNTCPAIEAPKLGL; encoded by the coding sequence ATGCCACACTCCAATGATCCAGCCACCATCAAGCGGCTCCTGACCACCCCTGCGCGCTGGGCCGTCGTCGGGCTTTCGAACAATCCGCGGCGGGCCGCAATGGGGGTTTCGCGCTTTTTGATCGACCAACTCGGAATGGACGTTGTTCCGGTCAGCCTGAAAGGCGACGACGTCTATGGCCGCACCGGCTACAAGCGGTTGGCCGACGTGCCGGGGGAGATCGACGTCGTCGACTGCTTCGTGAACAGCCAACGGGTGGGCGCAGTAGTCGATGATGCGATCGCAGTGGGCGCCAAGGCGGTCTGGTTGCAGCTCGGAGTGATCGACGAGGCGGCAGCCCAGCGTGCGGCGGATGCCGGACTGGAGGTTGTCATGAACACCTGCCCCGCCATCGAGGCGCCGAAGCTGGGGCTGTAA
- a CDS encoding GlxA family transcriptional regulator: protein MLKKVVVVALPGVTPFEFGVACEVFGVDRSTRGVGIPAFDFSICTPSPGLVPTGLGFSISVEQDLAALETADLVIMPPFGIDAPGQQEVHAALQAAHQRGAWVLSVCSGAFALAEAGLLNGRRATTHWLHAHRLAEQYPEIHVDENVLYVQDGTIITSAGTAAGIDACLHLVRTELGAAAATSIARSMVVPPHRAGGQAQYIDRPISVAQCDTLEDILVWMDEHLDEEHSVSALAARAHMSERTFARRFKAETGTTPAAWLTAQRILRAQTLLEESDLGIETIARETGFGQAVLLRHHFQRALGTSPAAYRRTFRGHPAPAQNPDARNLQPA, encoded by the coding sequence ATGCTGAAGAAAGTCGTCGTCGTCGCGCTTCCGGGAGTGACGCCCTTCGAGTTCGGGGTCGCGTGCGAGGTGTTCGGTGTTGACCGCTCCACGCGCGGCGTGGGCATACCGGCCTTCGACTTCTCGATCTGCACGCCCTCACCTGGCCTCGTTCCCACGGGCCTGGGTTTCTCCATTTCCGTGGAGCAGGACCTCGCAGCTCTCGAAACAGCGGATCTGGTGATCATGCCGCCGTTCGGAATCGATGCACCGGGACAACAGGAAGTGCACGCGGCCCTTCAGGCGGCCCACCAGCGCGGAGCCTGGGTCCTGTCGGTCTGCAGCGGAGCCTTCGCGTTGGCGGAAGCGGGACTCCTCAACGGCCGCCGGGCAACCACGCACTGGCTCCACGCCCATCGGCTGGCCGAGCAATACCCGGAGATCCACGTTGACGAAAATGTGCTCTACGTCCAGGACGGCACCATCATCACCAGCGCCGGAACAGCCGCGGGAATCGACGCCTGCCTACACCTGGTGCGCACCGAACTGGGAGCCGCCGCGGCCACGAGCATCGCCCGTTCCATGGTGGTCCCGCCCCACCGCGCCGGCGGGCAGGCCCAGTACATCGACCGTCCCATCTCCGTGGCACAGTGCGACACCCTCGAGGACATCCTCGTCTGGATGGACGAACACCTCGACGAGGAACACTCCGTCAGCGCCCTCGCGGCCCGCGCCCACATGTCGGAACGAACCTTCGCACGACGCTTCAAGGCGGAAACGGGCACGACGCCGGCGGCCTGGCTCACAGCGCAACGGATCCTTCGCGCGCAGACCCTGCTGGAGGAATCCGACCTCGGGATCGAAACCATCGCCCGCGAGACCGGCTTCGGGCAGGCGGTACTCCTGCGCCATCACTTCCAGCGTGCACTTGGCACGTCACCGGCCGCTTATCGGAGAACATTCCGCGGGCATCCGGCGCCTGCGCAGAATCCTGACGCCCGTAACCTGCAGCCCGCCTGA